From Anopheles cruzii unplaced genomic scaffold, idAnoCruzAS_RS32_06 scaffold02490_ctg1, whole genome shotgun sequence, the proteins below share one genomic window:
- the LOC128276798 gene encoding aurora kinase B-like: protein MDVFEAQDPDAANSEVLAMTIKMMQHPAYENRYEWTTNDFELGKPLGRGKFGRVYLARERETSYMVAMKVMFKSQLTKWNVEKQLLREIEIQSRLKHPHILRLLTWFHDERRIYLALELAAQGELYKHLKATPKGRFDERRSARYVSQVADALNYCHANNVIHRDLKPENILLTDDDNIKLADFGWSAHSNSNKRKTMCGTLDYLPPEMVEGKVYDDSVDQWCLGILCYEFLVGNPPFESQTTQNTYDKIRRLEINYPRHMSPGAIDLVSKLLRIPSSSRITLRNVMDHPWVLQMKLQKPY from the exons ATGGATGTGTTTGAAGCTCAGGATCCCGACGCGGCCAATTCGGAAGTGCTCGCGATGACGATTAAGATGATGCAGCATCCGGCTTACGAAAATCGGTACGAGTGGACGACGAACGATTTCGAGCTGGGCAAACCCTTGGGCCGAGGAAAGTTCGGTCGCGTTTATTTGGCACGGGAACGTGAAACCAGCTACATGGTGGCAATGAAAGTGATGTTCAAGTCGCAGCTGACCAAATGGAACGTCGAAAAGCAACTGCTGCGCGAGATTGAGATCCAATCGCGGCTCAAACATCCACACATCTTACGCTTGCTGACGTGGTTCCACGATGAGCGACGGATCTACCTGGCGCTGGAATTGGCCGCACAGGGAGAACTGTACAAGCATCTAAAAGCAACACCCAAAGGTCGCTTCGACGAGCGCCGTTCTGCCCGGTACGTGTCGCAGGTGGCCGATGCGCTCAACTATTGCCACGCGAACAATGTCATTCATCGCGATTTGAAGCCGGAGAATATTCTGCTCACCGACGATGACAACATCAAACTGGCCGATTTCGGATGGTCCGCacactcgaactcgaacaaGCGCAAGACAATGTGCGGCACACTCGATTATCTGCCCCCGGAGATGGTGGAAGGAAAGGTGTACGACGATTCGGTCGATCAGTGGTGTTTGGGCATTCTCTGCTACGAGTTTCTCGTCGGCAATCCGCCGTTCGAGTCACAGACAACACAAAACACTTACGACAAGATCCGGCGGCTCGAGATCAACTATCCGCGGCACATGAGCCCTGGTGCGATTGATCTTGTATCAAAG CTCCTCCGCATTCCAAGCAGCTCGCGCATAACGCTGCGTAACGTGATGGATCATCCGTGGGTGTTGCAGATGAAACTTCAGAAGCCGTATTAA